The Kluyvera intermedia genome window below encodes:
- the uhpB gene encoding signal transduction histidine-protein kinase/phosphatase UhpB: MNTVLSRLITVVACFFIFSAAWFCLWSISLHLVERPELAVLLFPFGLRLGIMLQCPRGYWPVLLGAEWLLIFWLAHVVALTHLPLLMIGSLLTLLPVTLISRYRHQRDWRTLLLQGAALGAAALLQSLPWLGQGEVAWTALLLTLTGGLTLAPICLVFWHYLTSTTWLPLGPAVVSQPVNWRGRHLVWYLLLFSVSLWLQLGLPDELSRFTPFCLALPIIALAWHYGWQGALIATLMNAIALIASQTWHDHPVDLLLSLLAQSLTGLLLGAGIQRLRELNQSLQNELARNHRLAERLLETEESVRRDVARELHDDIGQTITAIRTQAGIVQRLAPENAGVKQSGAHIEQLSLGVYDSVRRLLGRLRPRQLDDLTLEQAIRSLLREMELESRGIVSHLDWHIDESALSESQRVTLFRVCQEGLNNIVKHANASAVTLQGWQQDERLMLVMEDDGSGLPPGSDQQGFGLTGMRERVAALGGSLTISCMHGTRVSVSLPQRYV, translated from the coding sequence ATGAATACCGTTCTCTCCCGGTTAATCACCGTTGTCGCCTGTTTTTTTATCTTCTCCGCTGCTTGGTTCTGCCTGTGGAGCATCAGCCTGCACCTGGTGGAACGCCCGGAATTGGCGGTACTGCTGTTCCCGTTTGGCCTGCGGCTGGGGATCATGCTGCAATGCCCGCGCGGCTACTGGCCGGTACTGCTGGGCGCGGAATGGTTGCTGATATTTTGGCTGGCGCACGTAGTGGCGCTGACGCATCTGCCCCTTTTGATGATCGGTAGTCTGCTGACGCTATTACCCGTGACGCTCATCTCCCGCTATCGCCATCAGCGTGACTGGCGTACCTTGCTGTTGCAGGGCGCGGCGCTCGGGGCGGCGGCGCTGTTACAGTCGCTGCCATGGCTGGGGCAGGGAGAAGTCGCGTGGACTGCACTGCTGCTGACCCTGACCGGCGGACTGACGTTAGCCCCTATCTGCCTGGTATTCTGGCACTACCTGACCAGCACCACCTGGCTGCCGCTCGGCCCGGCGGTGGTGTCCCAGCCGGTGAACTGGCGCGGGCGGCACCTGGTGTGGTACCTGCTGCTGTTTAGCGTCAGCCTGTGGTTGCAGTTGGGTTTGCCGGACGAGTTGTCGCGTTTTACGCCGTTTTGTCTGGCACTGCCGATCATCGCGCTGGCCTGGCACTACGGCTGGCAGGGGGCGTTGATTGCCACGCTGATGAACGCCATTGCACTGATTGCCAGCCAGACCTGGCACGATCATCCCGTCGATTTACTGCTCTCGCTGCTGGCGCAAAGCCTGACCGGGCTGCTGCTTGGCGCAGGTATTCAGCGTCTGCGTGAACTCAACCAGTCGCTGCAAAACGAGCTGGCACGTAATCATCGGCTGGCGGAACGCTTGCTGGAAACCGAAGAGAGCGTGCGCCGCGATGTGGCGCGCGAACTGCATGACGATATCGGCCAAACCATCACCGCTATTCGTACTCAGGCAGGTATCGTGCAGCGGTTGGCCCCGGAGAATGCGGGCGTGAAGCAAAGCGGGGCGCATATCGAGCAGCTTTCGCTGGGCGTCTACGACTCGGTACGTCGTCTGCTGGGGCGTTTGCGCCCACGCCAGCTTGACGATCTGACGCTGGAGCAGGCTATTCGCTCGCTGCTGCGTGAAATGGAGCTGGAAAGTCGCGGCATCGTCAGCCATCTCGACTGGCATATTGATGAATCGGCGCTCAGCGAAAGCCAGCGGGTGACGCTGTTCCGCGTCTGCCAGGAAGGGCTGAACAACATTGTGAAACACGCCAACGCCAGCGCGGTAACGCTACAAGGCTGGCAGCAGGACGAACGATTAATGCTGGTGATGGAAGATGACGGCAGCGGCCTGCCGCCGGGTTCGGATCAGCAAGGTTTTGGTCTCACTGGCATGCGCGAACGGGTGGCGGCACTGGGTGGTTCGTTGACGATTTCTTGTATGCACGGCACGCGCGTGAGCGTGTCGTTACCCCAGCGCTACGTGTAA
- the uhpT gene encoding hexose-6-phosphate:phosphate antiporter, whose product MLAFLNQVRKPTLDLPLDVRRKMWFKPFMQSYLVVFIGYLTMYLIRKNFNIAQNDMITTYGLSMTQLGMIGLGFSITYGVGKTLVSYYADGKNTKQFLPLMLILSAICMLGFSASMGPGTTSLYLMIAFYALSGFFQSTGGSCSYSTITKWTPRRKRGSYLGMWNISHNLGGAGAAGVALFGANVLFDGHVIGMFIFPSIIALIVGFIGLRFGSDSPESYGLGKAEELFGEEISEEDKETEENEMTKWQIFVEYVLKNKVIWLLCFSNIFLYVVRIGIDQWSTVYAFQELKLSKEVAIQGFTLFEVGALVGTLLWGWLSDLANGRRALVACVALALIIATLGVYQHASNQYVYLASLFALGFLVFGPQLLIGVAAVGFVPKKAIGAADGIKGTFAYLIGDSFAKLGLGMIADGTPVFGLTGWAGTFAALDTAAIACICLMAIVAIFEERKIRREKKIQQLKMA is encoded by the coding sequence ATGCTGGCCTTCTTAAATCAGGTGCGCAAGCCGACCCTGGATCTGCCGCTCGATGTGCGGCGCAAAATGTGGTTCAAGCCGTTCATGCAGTCCTATCTGGTGGTTTTCATCGGCTACCTGACCATGTACCTGATCCGCAAAAACTTCAACATCGCGCAGAACGACATGATCACCACCTACGGGTTGAGCATGACGCAACTGGGGATGATTGGTCTGGGCTTCTCCATCACCTACGGCGTGGGTAAAACGCTGGTTTCTTACTACGCTGATGGCAAAAACACCAAGCAGTTCCTGCCGCTGATGCTGATCCTCTCAGCGATTTGTATGCTCGGTTTTAGCGCCAGCATGGGGCCGGGCACAACCAGCTTGTACCTGATGATTGCCTTCTACGCGCTGAGCGGTTTCTTCCAGAGTACCGGCGGCTCGTGCAGCTATTCGACCATCACCAAATGGACGCCACGCCGTAAACGTGGCTCTTATCTTGGCATGTGGAACATCTCTCACAACCTCGGCGGCGCGGGTGCTGCGGGCGTGGCGCTGTTTGGTGCTAACGTGCTGTTTGACGGTCACGTCATCGGGATGTTTATCTTCCCGTCGATTATCGCGCTGATCGTGGGCTTTATCGGCCTGCGCTTTGGTAGCGACTCTCCGGAATCTTATGGTCTCGGTAAAGCAGAAGAACTGTTTGGCGAAGAGATCAGTGAAGAGGACAAAGAGACCGAAGAAAACGAAATGACCAAATGGCAGATCTTTGTTGAGTACGTGCTGAAAAACAAAGTGATCTGGCTGCTGTGCTTCTCCAACATCTTCTTGTACGTGGTGCGCATTGGTATCGACCAGTGGTCTACCGTGTATGCCTTCCAGGAGCTGAAGCTCTCTAAAGAAGTCGCCATTCAGGGCTTTACCCTATTTGAAGTGGGCGCGCTGGTCGGTACCCTGCTGTGGGGTTGGCTGTCGGATCTGGCGAACGGTCGTCGCGCGCTGGTAGCCTGTGTCGCGCTGGCATTAATTATCGCCACGCTCGGTGTTTATCAGCACGCCAGCAACCAGTATGTTTACCTGGCCTCGCTGTTTGCCCTTGGCTTCCTGGTGTTTGGCCCGCAGCTGTTGATCGGCGTGGCGGCTGTCGGTTTTGTGCCGAAAAAAGCGATCGGCGCGGCCGATGGGATTAAAGGCACCTTCGCGTATTTGATCGGCGATAGCTTCGCCAAGCTGGGTCTGGGGATGATTGCCGACGGGACACCAGTCTTCGGTCTGACCGGCTGGGCAGGCACCTTCGCTGCGCTGGATACCGCCGCTATTGCCTGTATCTGCCTGATGGCTATCGTGGCTATCTTCGAAGAACGTAAAATCCGCCGTGAGAAGAAAATTCAGCAGTTAAAAATGGCGTAA
- a CDS encoding DMT family transporter, with translation MTLSVFCILLFAALLHATWNAIVKAGDDKLYSAIGVTGSAALIALVLLPFAPTPSAASVPFMVASTVLQVIYTVLVAKTYQISDMSQTYPLMRGTAPLLVAIISVLFLGDHLSPLAWCGIAVICTAILGMAFNGRSGSQLGIILALLNACIIAGYTLIDGTGVRLSGTAFGYTLWSFFLNGSSLLTWAMIARRREASRYLVQHWKKGMLGGLGTMGSYGLALWAMTQAPLAVVAALRESSILFGAIIAWLLLKERVSGLRFIAAGGIAAGAILLRLS, from the coding sequence ATGACGCTTTCGGTTTTCTGCATTTTGCTGTTTGCCGCTCTGTTGCACGCCACCTGGAACGCCATCGTGAAGGCGGGGGATGACAAACTCTATTCAGCCATCGGCGTCACCGGCTCGGCAGCATTGATTGCCCTGGTGCTGCTACCTTTTGCGCCCACGCCCTCAGCCGCAAGCGTTCCATTTATGGTCGCATCCACCGTTTTGCAGGTTATCTACACCGTGTTGGTAGCCAAAACCTATCAGATTTCCGATATGAGTCAGACCTATCCGCTGATGCGCGGCACCGCGCCGTTGCTGGTGGCAATAATCAGCGTGCTGTTTCTGGGCGATCACCTTTCGCCGCTGGCCTGGTGTGGTATTGCGGTGATCTGTACGGCTATTCTTGGGATGGCGTTCAATGGCCGCTCAGGGTCACAACTGGGTATCATCCTGGCACTGCTTAACGCCTGCATTATTGCCGGGTACACGCTGATTGACGGTACCGGCGTGCGGCTATCGGGAACGGCCTTCGGTTATACGCTGTGGTCATTTTTCCTTAACGGCTCCAGCCTGCTAACGTGGGCGATGATCGCCCGACGCCGCGAGGCCTCGCGCTATCTGGTGCAACACTGGAAAAAGGGCATGTTGGGCGGTCTTGGCACCATGGGTTCCTATGGGCTGGCGCTGTGGGCGATGACCCAGGCGCCGCTGGCGGTAGTAGCGGCGCTGCGGGAAAGCTCGATTTTGTTCGGTGCCATCATCGCCTGGCTGCTGCTGAAAGAACGGGTTTCCGGGCTGCGTTTCATCGCCGCTGGGGGCATCGCCGCCGGGGCTATTTTGCTGCGCCTCTCCTGA
- the ilvN gene encoding acetolactate synthase small subunit, giving the protein MQQHTHDNVILELTVRNHPGVMTHVCGLFARRAFNVEGILCLPIPGSDHSRIWLLVNDDQRLEQMMSQIDKLEDVVKVARNQSDPSMFNKISVFFE; this is encoded by the coding sequence ATGCAACAACACACTCATGACAACGTTATTCTGGAACTCACCGTACGTAACCATCCCGGCGTAATGACCCACGTCTGTGGACTTTTTGCTCGCCGTGCGTTCAACGTGGAAGGCATTCTCTGTCTACCGATTCCGGGCAGCGACCACAGCCGTATCTGGCTATTGGTTAACGACGACCAGCGACTAGAGCAGATGATGAGCCAGATAGACAAGCTGGAAGATGTGGTGAAAGTGGCGCGAAACCAGTCCGATCCGTCGATGTTTAACAAAATAAGCGTCTTCTTCGAGTAA
- the uhpA gene encoding transcriptional regulator UhpA: protein MTTVALIDDHTIVRSGFAQLLGLEPDLQVVAEFGSGREALAGLPGRGVQVCICDISMPDISGLELLSQLPKGMAIIMLSVHDSPALVEQALNAGARGFLSKRCSPDELIAAVRTVATGGCYLTPDIAVKLAAGRQDPLTKRERQVAEKLAQGMAVKEIAAELGLSPKTVHVHRANLMEKLGVSNDVELARRMFDGWQ from the coding sequence ATGACAACCGTAGCCCTTATCGACGACCACACTATCGTTCGCTCAGGCTTTGCCCAACTGCTTGGCCTTGAGCCTGATTTGCAGGTGGTCGCCGAGTTTGGTTCCGGTCGCGAAGCGCTGGCGGGATTACCGGGGCGCGGCGTGCAGGTCTGCATCTGTGATATCTCGATGCCGGATATCTCCGGTCTTGAACTGCTCAGCCAGTTGCCGAAAGGCATGGCGATCATCATGCTCTCCGTCCACGACAGCCCGGCGCTGGTGGAACAGGCGCTAAACGCCGGGGCGCGTGGTTTTCTCTCCAAACGCTGTAGCCCGGACGAACTGATTGCGGCGGTACGCACCGTGGCGACCGGCGGCTGCTATCTCACGCCGGATATTGCCGTCAAACTGGCGGCGGGCCGTCAGGATCCGTTGACCAAACGCGAACGCCAGGTGGCGGAAAAACTGGCGCAAGGCATGGCGGTCAAAGAGATTGCCGCAGAATTAGGCTTGTCGCCGAAAACGGTACACGTGCATCGCGCTAACCTGATGGAAAAGCTGGGCGTCAGTAACGACGTTGAGCTGGCCCGCCGAATGTTTGACGGCTGGCAATGA
- a CDS encoding MFS transporter, whose protein sequence is MLTFFKAPANAPLITDKHEVDARYRYWRRHILLTIWLGYALFYFTRKSFNAAVPEILASGVLTRSDIGLLATLFYITYGLSKFVSGIVSDRSNARYFMGIGLIATGVVNILFGFSTSLWAFAVLWALNAFFQGWGAPVCARLLTAWYSRNERGGWWAIWNTAHNVGGALIPIIMAAAALHYGWRAGMMMAGTMAIVVGIFLCWRLRDRPQAIGLPPVGDWRHDELEIAQQQEGAGLTRKEILTKYVLLNPYIWLLSLCYVLVYVVRAAINDWGNLYMSETLGVDLVTANTAVTMFELGGFIGALVAGWGSDKLFNGNRGPMNLIFAAGILLSVGSLWLMPFASYVMQAACFFTTGFFVFGPQMLIGMAAAECSHKEAAGAATGFVGLFAYLGASLSGWPLAKVMEVWHWTGFFVVIAIAAGISALLLLPFLNAQAPRES, encoded by the coding sequence ATGCTGACGTTTTTTAAAGCCCCGGCCAATGCGCCGCTTATCACCGATAAACACGAGGTCGACGCCCGCTACCGCTATTGGCGGCGGCATATTCTGCTAACCATCTGGTTGGGTTATGCGCTGTTCTATTTTACCCGCAAAAGCTTCAATGCTGCGGTGCCGGAAATTCTCGCCAGCGGTGTACTCACCCGCAGCGATATTGGCCTGCTGGCGACGCTGTTTTACATCACCTACGGCCTGTCGAAGTTTGTCTCGGGCATCGTCAGCGACCGCTCCAACGCCCGCTATTTTATGGGTATCGGGCTTATCGCTACCGGGGTGGTGAACATCCTGTTTGGCTTCTCCACCTCGCTGTGGGCCTTTGCCGTGCTGTGGGCGCTGAACGCTTTCTTCCAGGGCTGGGGTGCACCGGTCTGCGCGCGCCTGCTCACTGCCTGGTATTCACGTAACGAACGCGGCGGCTGGTGGGCTATCTGGAATACCGCGCACAACGTCGGCGGGGCATTAATTCCCATCATCATGGCAGCCGCCGCGCTGCACTACGGCTGGCGCGCCGGGATGATGATGGCAGGGACGATGGCGATTGTGGTTGGCATTTTCCTCTGCTGGCGGCTGCGCGATCGCCCGCAGGCCATCGGCTTACCGCCGGTCGGTGACTGGCGTCACGATGAGCTGGAAATTGCCCAACAGCAGGAAGGAGCAGGGCTGACTCGCAAAGAAATCCTCACCAAATACGTGCTGTTGAACCCGTACATTTGGCTGCTGTCGCTGTGCTACGTGCTGGTTTACGTGGTGCGAGCGGCGATCAACGACTGGGGCAATCTGTACATGTCGGAGACGCTGGGCGTTGATTTGGTCACCGCGAATACGGCGGTCACCATGTTCGAACTGGGCGGATTTATCGGTGCGCTGGTGGCGGGCTGGGGATCGGACAAACTGTTTAACGGCAACCGTGGGCCGATGAACCTGATTTTTGCCGCCGGGATTTTGCTCTCCGTCGGCTCCCTGTGGCTGATGCCGTTTGCCAGCTACGTGATGCAGGCGGCGTGCTTTTTCACTACTGGCTTCTTTGTCTTTGGCCCGCAGATGCTGATCGGCATGGCGGCAGCGGAGTGCTCGCACAAAGAGGCGGCGGGGGCGGCAACCGGGTTTGTTGGGCTGTTCGCTTATCTGGGGGCATCGCTCTCCGGCTGGCCGCTGGCGAAGGTGATGGAAGTCTGGCACTGGACGGGATTTTTCGTGGTGATCGCCATTGCCGCGGGGATTTCAGCACTGTTGTTGCTGCCGTTTTTAAACGCTCAGGCACCGCGCGAATCGTGA
- a CDS encoding helix-turn-helix domain-containing protein yields MTTKNKHKSPAFEAIHSAAAGLFSVDAIPQETMRNFDKTCISHVQDLQPIEIKAMREKLNISQPIFARYLNTSVSTIQKWETGAKRPSGMSLKLLSVVQKHGLKVLV; encoded by the coding sequence ATGACCACAAAAAATAAACACAAAAGCCCTGCCTTCGAAGCAATCCATAGCGCTGCCGCTGGGTTGTTTAGCGTAGATGCGATTCCGCAGGAAACCATGCGCAACTTTGATAAAACGTGCATTAGTCACGTACAAGACCTTCAGCCCATTGAGATAAAAGCGATGCGTGAGAAGCTAAACATCAGCCAGCCCATTTTCGCCCGCTACCTGAACACCAGCGTTTCAACGATACAAAAATGGGAAACAGGTGCTAAGCGGCCCAGTGGGATGTCGCTGAAACTGCTTAGCGTAGTTCAAAAACATGGCCTGAAAGTACTGGTGTAA
- the ivbL gene encoding ilvB operon leader peptide IvbL, producing MTPSMMTSTLLKTALPAAAVVVVRVVVVVGNAP from the coding sequence ATGACTCCATCCATGATGACTTCGACCCTACTAAAAACCGCGCTACCAGCCGCGGCGGTCGTCGTCGTGCGTGTGGTGGTCGTCGTCGGCAATGCGCCGTAG
- a CDS encoding LysR family transcriptional regulator, whose product MKPDLRTLDLNLLKTLDALLDERSVTRAAARLSLTQPAVSGMLTRLRDNFGDPLFIRAPHGMVPTLRAQQLAPTVKQILSDINALLQPPQFDPLTAEFTFTLAATDYALKAVVVPFIAALKVRAPGIRVRVIPVEPDRLTAQFEQGKIDLALLTPDTTPGDLHSRTLYEERYVCMLRANHPDAQSILTLERFCALEHILVSYEGESFWGVTDEALAKIGRKRRIGLSVSSFLVLPEVLAISEMIAVVPSRLASTHSNLCVQTPPVAINGFTKSMAWHERTHRDAAQQWLRELLYETSQQQA is encoded by the coding sequence ATGAAACCGGATCTCAGAACCCTCGACCTTAATTTGCTGAAAACGCTCGACGCGCTGCTTGATGAGCGTAGCGTCACCCGGGCGGCGGCGCGGCTCTCACTGACCCAACCCGCAGTCAGCGGAATGCTGACCCGGCTGCGGGATAATTTTGGCGATCCCCTGTTTATTCGCGCCCCACACGGCATGGTACCGACGCTGCGCGCTCAGCAACTTGCCCCGACGGTGAAGCAAATTCTTAGCGATATCAACGCACTGCTCCAACCGCCTCAATTTGACCCACTCACCGCTGAGTTCACCTTTACGCTGGCAGCCACCGACTACGCGCTCAAAGCGGTCGTGGTGCCGTTTATCGCGGCCCTGAAGGTACGCGCACCGGGTATTCGAGTGCGGGTGATCCCGGTGGAACCAGACCGACTTACAGCACAGTTCGAGCAGGGGAAAATCGATCTCGCGCTACTCACCCCTGACACCACGCCGGGTGACCTGCACAGCCGCACGCTCTACGAAGAGCGCTATGTCTGTATGCTGCGAGCCAACCACCCCGACGCACAGTCGATACTCACCCTTGAGCGGTTTTGCGCGCTGGAGCATATTCTGGTTTCTTACGAGGGAGAGAGTTTCTGGGGCGTCACCGATGAGGCATTAGCGAAAATCGGTCGTAAGCGTCGGATTGGCCTGTCGGTGAGTAGTTTTCTGGTGCTGCCAGAAGTGCTGGCAATAAGCGAGATGATAGCGGTGGTGCCGAGTCGTCTGGCGAGCACTCACTCTAACCTGTGCGTACAAACGCCACCGGTCGCGATTAACGGCTTCACCAAAAGCATGGCCTGGCACGAACGCACCCATCGTGATGCGGCACAGCAGTGGTTACGCGAGTTACTGTATGAAACCAGCCAGCAGCAGGCATAA
- the ilvB gene encoding acetolactate synthase large subunit, which yields MAISGTTSQTRRFTGAQLIVHLLERQGITMVTGIPGGTVLPLYDALSQSTQIRHILARHEQGAGFIAQGMARTHGKPAVCMACSGPGATNLVTAIADARLDSIPLVCITGQVASSLIGTDAFQEVDTYGISIPITKHNYLVRNIHELPQVIADAFRIAQSGRPGPVWIDIPKDVQTAEIDISELPEPGGRAATPEFSAQSVSEAAAMINAAERPVLYLGGGVINAPERVRELAEIANLPTTMTLMALGMLPKAHPLSLGMLGMHGARSTNFILQQADLLIVLGARFDDRATGKVAEFCPNAKIIHVDIDRAELGKIKQAHIAIQADVDDVLTQLLPQIDAQPRDAWRSKVAELQQEFPSAIPQAGDPLSHYGLINAVAACVDDNAIITTDVGQHQMWTAQAYPLNRPRQWLTSGGLGTMGFGLPAAVGAALANPDKKVLCFSGDGSLMMNIQEMATAAENQLDVKIILMNNEALGLVHQQQSLFYKQGVFAATYPGTINFMQIAAGFGLESCDLNNEADPQAALQVIINRPGPALIHVRIDAQQKVYPMVPPGAANTEMVGE from the coding sequence ATGGCAATTTCGGGCACAACATCACAGACTCGGCGCTTTACCGGCGCGCAATTAATCGTGCATTTACTGGAGCGCCAGGGAATCACCATGGTCACCGGCATCCCCGGTGGCACGGTGCTTCCGCTGTACGATGCGTTAAGCCAGAGCACGCAAATCCGCCATATTCTGGCGCGACACGAGCAGGGCGCGGGCTTTATTGCTCAAGGCATGGCGCGTACCCACGGTAAACCGGCGGTATGCATGGCCTGTAGCGGCCCCGGTGCCACTAACCTGGTGACTGCCATTGCCGATGCGCGCCTCGACTCCATTCCGCTGGTGTGTATCACCGGTCAGGTAGCCTCCTCGTTAATAGGCACCGACGCGTTCCAGGAAGTCGACACCTACGGTATCTCTATCCCCATCACTAAACACAACTACCTCGTTCGCAATATCCATGAACTGCCGCAAGTGATTGCGGATGCATTCCGGATTGCGCAGTCAGGCCGTCCTGGGCCGGTGTGGATAGACATTCCTAAGGATGTGCAAACGGCTGAAATCGACATTAGCGAACTGCCTGAACCGGGCGGTCGCGCGGCGACACCAGAATTCAGCGCGCAGAGCGTGAGCGAAGCGGCAGCGATGATTAATGCCGCCGAGCGTCCGGTGCTTTATCTGGGTGGCGGTGTGATTAATGCCCCTGAGCGTGTGCGGGAACTGGCTGAGATTGCCAACCTGCCAACCACCATGACGCTGATGGCGCTGGGAATGCTGCCTAAAGCGCACCCGCTGTCATTAGGGATGCTGGGCATGCACGGTGCACGTAGCACCAATTTCATCCTGCAACAGGCTGATTTATTGATTGTTTTAGGGGCGCGTTTTGATGACCGGGCGACCGGTAAAGTGGCAGAGTTCTGCCCGAATGCGAAAATTATCCACGTAGATATCGACCGCGCTGAGCTGGGTAAAATCAAACAGGCGCATATCGCCATTCAGGCGGATGTAGACGATGTTCTGACGCAGTTGCTGCCGCAAATTGACGCGCAGCCGCGTGATGCGTGGCGGAGTAAAGTTGCTGAACTGCAACAGGAATTCCCTAGCGCTATTCCACAAGCGGGCGACCCGCTCAGCCATTACGGCCTGATCAACGCCGTCGCGGCCTGCGTGGATGACAACGCGATCATCACCACCGACGTTGGCCAGCATCAAATGTGGACCGCACAGGCGTATCCGCTGAACCGTCCTCGCCAGTGGCTGACTTCCGGCGGTCTCGGCACCATGGGCTTTGGTCTGCCCGCTGCCGTGGGCGCTGCGCTGGCGAACCCGGACAAAAAAGTGTTGTGCTTCTCCGGCGACGGTAGCCTGATGATGAACATTCAAGAGATGGCGACGGCGGCAGAAAACCAGCTCGATGTGAAAATCATCCTCATGAACAACGAAGCATTGGGGCTGGTGCATCAGCAGCAAAGCCTGTTCTACAAGCAGGGCGTATTTGCTGCTACCTATCCGGGCACGATTAACTTTATGCAGATTGCCGCCGGTTTTGGCCTCGAATCTTGCGACTTAAACAACGAAGCCGACCCACAGGCGGCGCTGCAAGTGATCATTAATCGCCCTGGACCGGCGCTGATTCACGTCCGTATCGACGCACAACAAAAAGTCTATCCGATGGTGCCGCCGGGTGCGGCAAATACCGAAATGGTGGGGGAATAA
- the emrD gene encoding multidrug efflux MFS transporter EmrD: MKKDRNVNILAMLVLLVAVGQMAQTIYIPAIAQMASDLNVREGAVQSVMAAYLLTYGVSQLFYGPLSDRVGRRPVILVGMSIFMLATLVAITTNSLTVLIAASALQGMGTGVGGVMARTLPRDLYEGSQLRHANSLLNMGILVSPLLAPLIGGVLETLINWRACYGFLLVLCAGVTFSMARWMPETRPTGAPKTRLISNYKTLFGNSSFNCFLLMLIGGLAGIAVFEASSGVLMGGVLGLSSMTVSILFILPIPAAFFGAWFAGRANKRFSTMMWQSVISCLVAGLMMWIPGLLGVINIWTLLVPAALFFFGAGMLFPLATSGAMEPFPFLAGTAGALVGGLQNIGSGVLAWLSAMMPQTGQASIGLLMTLMGLLIFLCWLPLASRLSQQGQAV; this comes from the coding sequence ATGAAAAAAGATAGAAACGTCAATATTCTGGCGATGCTGGTGTTGCTTGTGGCTGTGGGGCAGATGGCGCAAACCATTTATATTCCTGCGATTGCGCAAATGGCGAGCGACCTCAACGTCCGCGAAGGGGCGGTGCAGAGCGTGATGGCAGCCTATTTGCTGACCTATGGCGTTTCCCAGTTGTTCTACGGCCCGCTGTCTGACCGCGTGGGACGCCGCCCGGTGATCCTGGTCGGGATGTCGATATTTATGCTGGCCACGTTGGTCGCGATAACCACCAACAGCCTGACGGTACTGATTGCCGCCAGCGCCTTGCAGGGAATGGGCACCGGCGTAGGTGGCGTGATGGCGCGAACGCTGCCACGCGATCTGTATGAAGGCAGCCAGCTTCGCCACGCCAACAGCCTGTTAAACATGGGTATTTTAGTCAGTCCGTTGCTGGCACCGCTGATTGGTGGGGTGCTGGAAACCCTAATTAACTGGCGCGCATGCTACGGTTTTCTGCTGGTGCTGTGCGCAGGTGTCACCTTCAGCATGGCGCGCTGGATGCCGGAAACACGTCCGACCGGCGCACCGAAAACACGGCTTATCAGTAACTACAAAACGTTGTTCGGCAACAGTAGTTTTAACTGTTTCCTGCTGATGTTAATCGGCGGGCTGGCAGGCATTGCGGTGTTTGAAGCCTCCTCCGGCGTGCTGATGGGCGGCGTGTTGGGCTTAAGCAGCATGACGGTGAGTATTCTGTTTATTCTGCCGATTCCGGCGGCATTCTTTGGCGCCTGGTTTGCCGGGCGAGCAAACAAACGCTTCTCAACCATGATGTGGCAGTCGGTGATTAGCTGCCTGGTCGCAGGGTTGATGATGTGGATCCCGGGCCTGCTTGGCGTGATAAATATCTGGACGCTGCTGGTGCCTGCCGCACTGTTCTTCTTTGGCGCTGGCATGCTGTTCCCGCTAGCGACAAGCGGAGCGATGGAGCCATTCCCATTCCTCGCCGGTACCGCAGGGGCGCTGGTAGGTGGCCTGCAAAATATCGGTTCCGGCGTGCTGGCGTGGCTGTCGGCAATGATGCCGCAAACCGGACAGGCCAGTATTGGCCTGTTAATGACGCTGATGGGGCTGCTGATTTTCCTCTGTTGGTTGCCGCTGGCGTCACGGTTATCACAGCAGGGGCAGGCAGTTTAA
- a CDS encoding DUF1198 family protein, which yields MIWLILATLAVVFVVGFRILTSGSRRAIRRLSERLAITPEPVESMIDQLGKAQGDEYMRYLERPNEVHLQNAAQVLLIWQVCIVDGSETNMQNWHRRLQKGRLAAPITDAQVRLAMSFLRELEPDFNELNAFQYRYNALFHEENGVHWLH from the coding sequence ATGATCTGGTTGATTCTGGCCACCCTGGCGGTGGTTTTTGTTGTAGGATTTCGGATCCTGACCTCAGGCTCCAGACGGGCCATCCGCCGTCTGAGTGAGCGACTGGCGATTACGCCAGAACCGGTAGAGTCGATGATCGACCAACTCGGTAAAGCGCAGGGCGATGAGTATATGCGCTATCTGGAGCGACCGAATGAAGTGCACTTGCAGAACGCGGCGCAGGTGCTGCTTATCTGGCAGGTGTGTATCGTCGATGGCAGCGAAACCAATATGCAAAACTGGCATCGTCGTCTGCAAAAAGGGCGTCTGGCAGCGCCGATAACCGATGCTCAGGTGCGGCTGGCGATGAGCTTCCTGCGTGAACTGGAGCCGGATTTCAATGAGCTGAACGCTTTCCAGTATCGCTATAACGCGTTGTTCCACGAAGAGAACGGCGTTCACTGGCTGCACTGA